In a genomic window of Paramicrobacterium chengjingii:
- a CDS encoding DeoR/GlpR family DNA-binding transcription regulator, with product MAPDGPDRLSRQARQNRIIDHLTREGSASAAELVELTGRSLMTIHRDIDELAAKGFIRKFHGGVSALPTSVFESSAEFRLTRNPAAKSALAKTASELIEPGMSVMVDDSTTCLALAPFLAEIAPLTVLTNFRQLGEELRLSESIHLIMIGGTYSRSHDSYIGPPDITGLGSYSVDVVFQSTSTMNASWTFHQEQDVVSMKRVMLGAGARRVLMMDASKVGKTSLHRYVEVSEFSDLVVTDDVERTFLDSIDESVEVHLARV from the coding sequence ATGGCACCGGATGGACCCGATCGGCTGAGCCGCCAGGCACGGCAGAATCGCATCATCGATCACCTCACGCGGGAGGGCAGCGCAAGCGCGGCGGAGCTGGTCGAGCTCACCGGTCGAAGCCTCATGACGATCCACCGCGACATTGACGAGCTCGCGGCGAAGGGCTTTATCCGCAAGTTCCACGGCGGCGTCTCCGCCCTTCCGACAAGCGTCTTCGAGTCCAGCGCCGAATTTCGCCTCACTCGCAACCCGGCGGCGAAGAGCGCTCTGGCCAAAACAGCATCCGAGCTCATCGAACCCGGTATGTCGGTGATGGTCGACGACTCGACGACCTGCCTCGCGCTCGCGCCCTTCCTGGCCGAGATCGCCCCGCTCACTGTGCTGACAAACTTTCGGCAGCTGGGCGAAGAGCTGCGACTGAGCGAGAGCATCCACCTGATCATGATCGGCGGCACCTACTCACGATCGCACGACTCGTACATCGGCCCTCCCGACATCACAGGGCTCGGCAGTTACTCGGTCGACGTCGTGTTTCAGTCGACGTCGACAATGAACGCGTCGTGGACTTTCCACCAGGAGCAAGACGTGGTGTCGATGAAGCGCGTGATGCTCGGCGCCGGCGCGCGGCGCGTGCTCATGATGGACGCGAGCAAGGTCGGCAAGACCTCGCTTCACCGTTATGTCGAAGTCTCGGAGTTCAGCGACCTTGTCGTCACCGACGACGTGGAGCGCACGTTTCTTGACAGCATCGACGAATCGGTCGAGGTTCATCTCGCCCGGGTGTAG
- a CDS encoding 2-hydroxyacid dehydrogenase, with protein MHVLSAGDNFVLPELFRDALRERVGSQTDLTFSEVTFPWPQVPFGPVGTVQEATGSIDEMIAAASGADIAVTQLAPFTKEVFDACPSLKFVGVSRGGPVNVDLEAATAAGVRVSFAPGRNAQAAAEFTIGLMLAAMRHISEADAELKRGTWRGDYYSHDSAGTELGGSTVGLVGYGAIGRIVARVLIAFGAEVITYDPYAMPADIESDGVGLVSLDELVQRSNVISLHARLTPETEHIINAERLRRMLPGTVIVNAARGGLLDYAPLPELLRSGHIGALALDVYDEEPPGPEWPLFDAPNVVLSPHLAGASQQTAERAASIIAGEAARFIAGEPLQHLANPDVLNH; from the coding sequence ATGCACGTACTCTCAGCGGGCGACAACTTCGTTCTCCCCGAGCTGTTCCGCGACGCACTCCGCGAGCGCGTGGGGTCGCAGACGGACCTGACGTTCTCAGAGGTCACATTTCCCTGGCCACAGGTTCCCTTCGGCCCTGTCGGCACTGTGCAGGAAGCGACAGGATCGATCGACGAGATGATCGCCGCAGCATCCGGAGCCGACATCGCCGTCACCCAACTCGCACCGTTTACCAAAGAAGTGTTCGACGCATGCCCCAGCCTGAAGTTCGTGGGCGTGAGTCGTGGCGGCCCGGTCAACGTCGATCTCGAGGCGGCGACGGCCGCAGGTGTGCGCGTCTCGTTCGCACCGGGCCGTAACGCGCAGGCCGCCGCGGAGTTCACGATCGGCCTCATGCTCGCGGCAATGCGGCACATCTCCGAGGCGGATGCCGAGCTGAAGCGCGGCACCTGGCGCGGCGACTACTACAGCCACGACAGCGCGGGCACCGAGTTGGGCGGTTCAACTGTCGGCCTCGTGGGCTATGGCGCAATTGGGCGCATCGTTGCTCGTGTGCTGATCGCTTTCGGCGCCGAGGTCATCACCTACGACCCTTATGCGATGCCTGCCGACATCGAGAGCGACGGCGTCGGCCTCGTCTCGCTTGACGAGCTCGTGCAGCGCAGCAACGTCATCAGTCTGCACGCTCGGCTGACGCCGGAGACTGAGCACATCATCAATGCAGAAAGACTGCGTCGGATGCTGCCGGGCACCGTCATCGTCAATGCAGCACGCGGCGGCCTGCTCGACTACGCGCCGCTTCCCGAGCTGCTGCGCTCCGGGCACATCGGCGCACTCGCCCTCGACGTGTACGACGAGGAGCCGCCGGGGCCGGAGTGGCCGCTGTTCGACGCGCCGAACGTCGTGCTCTCCCCGCATCTTGCCGGTGCCTCGCAGCAGACGGCCGAGCGGGCGGCATCCATTATCGCCGGCGAAGCCGCACGCTTCATCGCCGGCGAACCCCTGCAGCACCTGGCAAACCCCGACGTTCTGAACCACTGA
- a CDS encoding FGGY-family carbohydrate kinase: MILGIDIGTSVTKAALIDRDGTSHNHASTNSALITGPNGHVEQDLDDVMDSVARVAREVAHAASEPIEAVALTAQGDGLWLRDAEGAAVRNPLSWMDARASDIVARWGEGGADSVTDRVFRLTGSGVFPGCHAALLAWLAEHEPESFEKAAVAGYCADAVLQRLTGEITVDASDASLPFLDVRTREYVDEALELCGIANWRHLLPAPAPVDATFSLDAAGAELLGLPLGTPVSSGPYDLQACSFGAGAEHAGDGTVIIGTTLACQVFTHDTTNKPEFEPAGMWLCTPDPDLYLRVMPSMVGTAGLDWLLSMFQLTPSDLTRLLDESPAGANGVRALSFLSPAGERAPFVDPLARGQFTGLTIASTRADVVRALCESVVFAARHCLEVLGFDGELSASGGGVRSSAWAQLLADVMGRPIWIPHEAQVGIRGAAQVAWKRLGTPVDTDAWRTQRTRLDPNLDAHAALEAGYREYLADLAAARAQWNRA; the protein is encoded by the coding sequence ATGATTCTCGGAATCGACATCGGCACCTCCGTGACAAAGGCCGCGCTCATCGACCGTGACGGCACATCGCACAACCACGCGTCGACGAACTCCGCGCTCATCACGGGCCCGAACGGGCACGTCGAGCAGGATCTCGACGACGTTATGGACTCGGTTGCTCGCGTGGCGCGTGAGGTCGCGCACGCGGCATCCGAGCCCATTGAGGCTGTTGCGCTCACGGCGCAGGGCGACGGACTCTGGCTGCGCGACGCCGAGGGCGCGGCCGTGCGCAATCCGCTGTCGTGGATGGACGCACGCGCGTCAGACATCGTCGCCCGGTGGGGCGAGGGCGGGGCAGACAGCGTTACCGATCGGGTGTTTCGCCTGACCGGGTCAGGCGTGTTTCCCGGCTGCCACGCTGCGCTTCTCGCGTGGCTGGCCGAGCACGAGCCCGAGTCGTTCGAGAAGGCTGCCGTCGCCGGGTACTGCGCCGATGCCGTGTTACAGCGCCTCACGGGTGAAATCACCGTGGATGCGTCGGATGCCTCGCTGCCGTTTCTCGACGTGCGCACCCGTGAGTACGTCGACGAGGCCCTCGAGCTGTGCGGCATTGCGAACTGGCGGCACCTGCTCCCCGCTCCTGCGCCGGTCGACGCGACATTCTCACTGGATGCCGCGGGCGCGGAGCTTCTCGGCTTGCCGCTCGGCACCCCCGTCTCGAGTGGCCCGTACGACCTGCAGGCGTGCAGCTTCGGCGCGGGCGCGGAGCACGCGGGCGACGGCACGGTGATCATCGGCACGACGCTCGCGTGCCAGGTCTTCACTCACGACACCACGAACAAGCCGGAGTTCGAGCCGGCCGGCATGTGGCTCTGCACTCCCGACCCAGATCTCTATCTACGCGTCATGCCGTCGATGGTCGGCACCGCTGGGCTCGACTGGCTGCTCTCGATGTTTCAGCTCACGCCAAGCGACCTCACCAGGCTGCTCGATGAAAGCCCCGCCGGTGCGAACGGCGTGCGTGCGCTGTCGTTTCTGTCGCCCGCGGGTGAGCGCGCACCGTTCGTCGACCCGCTCGCGCGCGGCCAGTTCACCGGGCTCACCATCGCGAGCACGCGCGCCGACGTGGTGCGGGCACTCTGCGAGTCTGTGGTGTTCGCCGCACGGCACTGCCTCGAGGTGCTCGGCTTTGACGGCGAGCTGTCCGCCAGCGGCGGTGGCGTGCGATCCAGCGCGTGGGCGCAGCTGCTCGCCGACGTAATGGGCAGACCGATCTGGATTCCCCACGAAGCACAAGTGGGCATTCGCGGTGCCGCGCAGGTGGCGTGGAAACGGCTCGGCACGCCCGTCGACACCGATGCCTGGCGCACACAGCGAACGCGGCTCGACCCAAACCTCGACGCCCACGCCGCGCTCGAAGCCGGTTACCGCGAGTACCTTGCCGACCTCGCAGCAGCACGCGCTCAATGGAATCGCGCATGA
- a CDS encoding FGGY-family carbohydrate kinase, with amino-acid sequence MTSTADALWVGIDLGTQSVKAIVATESGEISASGQHPLTSIRDADSGRHEQNPNEWTDAAASAIAQAMAQLTDADRSRIAGLSYCSTSGTVVVLDDNGDPATTGLMYDDSRGAAFADALRDAGADRWMKLGVVVQPGWALCRIAWFAHEGQLPPGHRIAHQGDVLAEAMTGTCMPTDWSSALKSGYDVIAHEWPPDVFATASVDLSQLPEVVAPGTHVGETSAAWEQASGLPSGTPVFAGTTDGCAAQLGAGALAPGDWHTVVGTTLVLKGVTPHLISDGSGAVYSHRAPHGDYWFPGGASNVGAGALTAIFPDADLAALDASVGERTAAITPSYPLTRRGERFPFLSADAAGFALMPDSRRLDDLRTLSLEAGVESVWAGVACVERLCFDMLTKHGAPLTGRFSSSGGGTRGATWNRMRASLLDRQLALPETAEGSLGMAILARWGAGQAAFAEPLELERVASSMSRIRTIVDPDAALATRLSDTYNAFRSALTSKGWIS; translated from the coding sequence ATGACCAGCACCGCTGACGCCCTCTGGGTGGGGATCGACCTCGGCACGCAGAGCGTGAAGGCGATCGTCGCGACAGAATCCGGTGAGATCAGCGCGTCAGGGCAGCACCCGCTCACGAGCATCCGGGATGCCGATTCCGGCCGTCATGAGCAAAACCCGAACGAATGGACGGATGCTGCCGCCTCAGCGATCGCTCAAGCGATGGCGCAACTGACGGACGCCGACCGGTCGCGCATCGCAGGGCTCTCGTACTGCTCAACGAGCGGCACCGTCGTTGTGCTCGACGACAACGGCGACCCCGCGACGACCGGCCTCATGTACGACGACTCGCGTGGGGCCGCCTTCGCCGATGCACTCCGCGATGCCGGCGCCGATCGCTGGATGAAGCTCGGCGTCGTCGTTCAGCCGGGCTGGGCGCTGTGCCGCATCGCCTGGTTTGCTCATGAGGGGCAGCTCCCGCCGGGGCATCGCATCGCCCACCAGGGCGATGTTCTTGCAGAGGCGATGACCGGCACGTGCATGCCCACCGACTGGTCGAGCGCGCTTAAGAGCGGATACGACGTGATCGCACACGAGTGGCCGCCTGACGTTTTCGCGACAGCATCCGTCGACCTCAGTCAGCTGCCCGAGGTCGTCGCACCCGGAACGCACGTCGGCGAGACCTCGGCCGCATGGGAGCAAGCGAGCGGACTCCCCTCGGGTACCCCGGTCTTCGCGGGAACAACAGACGGCTGCGCCGCTCAGCTCGGTGCGGGCGCACTCGCTCCCGGCGATTGGCACACTGTCGTCGGCACCACCCTTGTGCTCAAGGGGGTGACGCCGCATCTCATCAGCGACGGCTCCGGCGCGGTCTACTCGCACCGGGCACCCCACGGCGATTACTGGTTCCCCGGTGGCGCCTCCAACGTGGGAGCCGGCGCACTCACCGCGATCTTCCCCGACGCCGACCTGGCGGCGCTCGATGCTTCCGTCGGCGAGCGCACAGCCGCCATCACCCCGAGCTATCCGCTCACCCGCCGCGGCGAGCGCTTCCCGTTTCTCTCCGCCGACGCAGCGGGCTTCGCGCTCATGCCCGACTCCCGCCGGCTCGACGATCTCCGCACCCTCTCGCTCGAGGCGGGAGTCGAGTCTGTTTGGGCCGGCGTCGCCTGCGTCGAACGCCTGTGTTTCGATATGCTCACCAAGCACGGAGCCCCGCTCACCGGCCGCTTCTCCTCATCAGGCGGCGGCACGCGCGGCGCAACCTGGAACCGCATGCGCGCAAGCCTGCTCGACCGCCAGCTCGCGCTGCCTGAAACTGCAGAGGGCAGCCTGGGAATGGCGATTCTCGCGCGCTGGGGCGCGGGGCAGGCCGCATTCGCCGAGCCACTCGAGCTCGAGCGGGTAGCGTCGTCGATGAGCCGCATTCGCACGATCGTCGACCCGGATGCCGCTCTCGCAACGCGCCTGTCTGACACGTACAATGCGTTCCGCAGCGCGCTGACCTCTAAGGGG